The following are encoded in a window of Rosa chinensis cultivar Old Blush chromosome 4, RchiOBHm-V2, whole genome shotgun sequence genomic DNA:
- the LOC112200858 gene encoding uncharacterized protein LOC112200858 codes for MGKKWWTIGVAVAIVGTVREVSKQYGWDKDALIKVFAELSDRLGVWAIPIYVAIHTLTLALCLPYAVFFEAAASMLFGFFPAVLCVFAAKLLGASLSFWIGRLIFKSSTSAMEWVQKNKYFAVLSRGVEQDGWRFVLLARFSPMPSYIINYALAATKVRFVVDFLLPTVIGCMPMILQNTSIGSLAGAAVSSAAGSQKSKVWSYLFPVLGIMSSILISLRIKKYSTEKLVTESSPIPSEHSHDSNNSNDSNNKDLKKGQ; via the exons atggggaagAAATGGTGGACGATCGGAGTGGCGGTGGCGATAGTCGGAACGGTGAGGGAGGTGAGCAAGCAATACGGGTGGGACAAGGACGCTTTGATCAAGGTCTTTGCTGAATTGTCTGATCGCTTAGGGGTTTGGGCAATCCCAATCTACGTCGCCATCCACACTCTCACTCTCGCTCTCTGTTTGCCCTACGCCGTCTTCTTCGAGGCCGCCGCTTCTATGCTCTTTGGGTTTTTCCCCGCGGTGCTCTGCGTCTTCGCCGCCAAGCTCCTCGGCGCTTCCCTCTCATTCTGGATCGGCAG GTTGATATTTAAGAGTTCAACTTCAGCAATGGAATGGGTACAGAAAAACAAGTACTTTGCTGTACTCTCCAGAGGAGTTGAGCAGGATGGTTGGAGATTCGTGCTTCTTGCTCGCTTCTCGCCAATGCCTTCCTATATTATAAACTATGCCCTAGCTGCGACGAAAGTTCGGTTTGTTGTGGATTTCTTGCTCCCGACAGTTATTGGATGCATGCCGATGATTTTACAGAACACGTCGATTGGCAGCTTGGCTGGTGCTGCTGTTTCTTCAGCCGCTGGCTCCCAGAAATCAAAAGTTTGGTCATACCTTTTTCCTGTACTAGGAATTATGTCGAGCATTCTTATTTCCTTGAGAATTAAGAAGTACTCTACTGAAAAATTAGTGACTGAATCGTCTCCCATCCCCAGTGAGCATTCACACGACTCTAATAACAGCAATGACTCTAATAACAAGGACCTGAAAAAGGGTCAATAG
- the LOC112199548 gene encoding uncharacterized protein LOC112199548 → MGGEVDKLAKEWGIQFVHSSPYYAQSNGQAEASNKIIITLLKKMLEANPRQWHETLYETLWAYRTSKRNPTATTPYALMFGHDAVLPLEVNVQSLRVQEQHHLIGEDYIQAMWQEHEDLSEKRLEALDSLVMEKQRVSRAYDKRTRGRNYSEGELVWKAVLPLGEKLDGRGKWTPRWEGPYIIYKILGKGAFHLKDLDGDVHHNLINGRYLKKYFLNVWD, encoded by the coding sequence ATGGGTGGTGAAGTTGATAAACTGGCAAAGGAATGGGGAATACAGTTCGTCCATTCCAGTCCTTATTATGCTCAGTCTaacggtcaagcggaggccagcaacaaaatcatcatcactttGCTGAAGAAAATGTTGGAAGCTAATCCGCGACAATGGCATGAGACCCTTTATGAGACTCTTTGGGCCTACCGCACATCGAAGCGAAATCCCACCGCAACTACACCttatgctttgatgtttggcCATGACGCAGTCCTGCCTTTGGAAGTCAACGTCCAATCATTACGAGTCCAAGAGCAACATCATCTCATTGGAGAAGACTACATTCAGGCTATGTGGCAggaacatgaagaccttagcGAAAAGCGCTTGGAGGCTTTAGATAGTTTGGTCATGGAAAAGCAACGAGTCTCTCGAGCCTATGACAAGCGAACAAGGGGAAGGAATTACAGCGAAGGagagttggtttggaaagcagttcTCCCGCTTGGCGAAAAATTAGATGGTCGCGGCAAATGGACTCCAAGATGGGAAGGCCCATACATCATTTATAAAATCTTAGGGAAAGGagcttttcatctcaaggacCTGGATGGAGATGTCCATCATAACCTTATCAATGGGAGATACTTGAAGAAATACTTTCTCAATGTCTGGGACTAG
- the LOC112199824 gene encoding uncharacterized protein LOC112199824: MGVRFFTLQMIPMCFHVTGNHHVSSCVQLQPDDDEEEYQPPRAKLGGKRAKISGKRAVVGTIKVVKSDGLVKIYNKPIDVSELMRQFPKHLVCASDSFYIGQKIPALSEHDQLQLGRKYFLLPKHFFQTVLSFVTIASFATSGPESEPEQKPSPVPSTNSKNAFLRKAANCEPFHIQKSESGCLRIRVSDEFISQLLEEGKLSDEAKVEEEDEHGKSIEPNNSKVCTTPQLQKDYSQLVGSRQWKPRLEPIRETRETKRRSRLSSFGMRRSKKKSQPNSSKATQSSKGPKSPKIATLVKSEHHSKTKIKIKSSKK; the protein is encoded by the coding sequence ATGGGTGTGAGGTTCTTCACTCTCCAAATGATCCCCATGTGTTTTCATGTCACGGGCAACCACCATGTCTCCTCTTGCGTCCAGCTACAACCGGACGACGATGAGGAGGAGTATCAACCACCGCGCGCCAAGTTAGGTGGTAAGCGTGCTAAGATAAGTGGTAAGCGCGCGGTGGTTGGTACCATCAAGGTCGTTAAGTCCGACGGCCTTGTGAAGATCTACAACAAGCCGATTGATGTATCAGAGCTTATGAGGCAATTTCCCAAGCACCTAGTGTGTGCTTCCGACTCATTTTACATCGGCCAGAAAATCCCAGCTCTTTCGGAACACGACCAGCTCCAGCTCGGCCGAAAGTACTTTCTGCTACCGAAGCACTTTTTCCAGACTGTGCTCTCCTTCGTCACCATTGCCTCGTTCGCCACCTCCGGACCCGAATCCGAACCCGAACAAAAGCCCTCGCCGGTTCCCTCCACCAATTCCAAGAATGCGTTTCTAAGAAAGGCCGCGAATTGCGAGCCTTTTCATATACAGAAATCGGAATCCGGTTGCCTGAGAATACGTGTCTCCGACGAGTTTATATCGCAATTGTTGGAGGAAGGCAAGCTCAGCGACGAAGCTAAAgtcgaagaagaagatgaacatgGTAAGAGTATTGAGCCAAACAACAGCAAAGTCTGTACCACGCCGCAGTTACAGAAAGACTACTCGCAACTGGTTGGATCAAGACAATGGAAGCCGAGGCTCGAGCCAATTAGAGAGACCCGGGAAACCAAGAGAAGATCAAGACTTTCTTCGTTTGGGATGAGAAGATCAAAGAAGAAATCTCAACCCAATTCATCAAAAGCAACACAGAGTTCAAAGGGTCCAAAGAGTCCAAAGATTGCTACTTTAGTAAAATCTGAGCACCATTCCAAAACCAAGATCAAGATCAAATCATCAAAGAAATGA
- the LOC112195932 gene encoding pentatricopeptide repeat-containing protein At3g12770 — protein MEALPSIQTQRLLIKDNPLNPSQQRHARNVQTPSKVAVAHQAFDGMPQSDTYAWNKLIQTHIASNDFHHAVSTYRQMLHRGVRPDRHTLPRALSASRLSADLSLGKQLHGHALKFSCTNDRFVIAALIELYGRLQSVDTAKWVFDKSNVKDLVSWTMIARLYIAEGKPRMALDMFDGMVESGAEIDAVALATAAGACGLLKSMTDGMKVHRVAKERGLEFDVLVSNSLSKMYIDCGCVEDARAIFDQRPAKDVISWTEMIRVYVKKGGFNEGLKLFRQMIADGLKPDQLSVSSVLPACARVSANKQGYSLHGQGHLGVDLFRQIEKDPSIKIDELTYAAVLHACVAARMVEEGKFYFNCIKTPTVAHCALLVALLSHSGLFDEARNFISEKRIEGHAEVLRALLDGCRIHKQLILGKRLAEQLCDLEPLNPDNYVLLSNLYADNAKWDMVFALRGMITDMGLKPREACSWIEFRKKIHVFGTRDAAHPRSERLYWELQCLTKKMEDEDIRLDLDYSLHDVYEERECIQIGHSEMLAISFGLISTVAGTTIRVIKNLRVCRNCHASAKAISKMVGREIILKDPNCFHHFKDGYCSCGDFW, from the exons ATGGAAGCCCTCCCATCAATACAAACCCAGCGCCTTCTCATCAAGGACAACCCACTCAACCCTTCCCAGCAGAGACATGCCCGCAATGTTCAGACCCCATCGAAGGTCGCTGTGGCACACCAAGCGTTCGACGGAATGCCCCAGTCAGACACCTACGCTTGGAATAAGCTTATCCAAACCCATATCGCCAGCAATGACTTCCACCACGCCGTCTCTACTTACCGCCAAATGCTCCACCGCGGTGTTCGCCCAGATAGGCACACTCTGCCTCGAGCATTATCCGCTTCTCGCCTCTCGGCTGATCTATCTCTCGGCAAACAACTCCACGGCCATGCTCTGAAGTTCAGTTGCACGAATGACCGGTTTGTTATTGCTGCTCTTATTGAGCTTTATGGGCGTCTTCAGAGCGTTGACACGGCGAAATGGGTGTTTGATAAGTCCAATGTGAAGGATTTGGTGTCATGGACTATGATTGCTAGGTTGTACATTGCGGAAGGTAAGCCGAGAATGGCGCTTGATATGTTCGATGGAATGGTTGAGTCTGGAGCTGAGATAGATGCCGTGGCACTGGCGACGGCTGCTGGAGCTTGTGGCTTGTTGAAATCGATGACGGATGGAATGAAAGTCCACCGGGTTGCAAAAGAGCGGGGGTTGGAGTTTGATGTGTTGGTGAGCAATAGCCTCTCGAAAATGTACATTGATTGTGGCTGTGTAGAGGATGCTCGGGCGATTTTCGATCAGAGGCCTGCAAAAGATGTCATTTCGTGGACAGAGATGATTCGTGTCTATGTGAAGAAGGGAGGTTTCAATGAGGGTCTTAAATTGTTTCGGCAGATGATTGCAGATGGACTGAAACCGGATCAACTCTCGGTATCTAGCGTCCTCCCAGCCTGTGCAAGAGTGTCTGCCAATAAACAAG GGTACAGCTTACATGGACAAGGACACCTTGGAGTTGATTTGTTCCGCCAAATAGAGAAGGACCCGAGCATAAAGATTGATGAATTAACATATGCTGCTGTACTTCATGCTTGTGTTGCTGCACGAATGGTTGAGGAAGGGAAGTTTTACTTCAACTGTATAAAGACACCTACAGTTGCACACTGTGCTTTGTTAGTAGCTCTTTTATCTCATTCTGGACTCTTTGATGAGGCAAGGAACTTCATATCAGAGAAAAGAATCGAAGGACATGCTGAGGTACTGAGAGCACTGCTAGATGGCTGTAGGATTCATAAGCAATTGATATTAGGTAAGCGGCTTGCTGAGCAGCTCTGTGATTTGGAACCTCTTAATCCCGATAATTATGTGTTACTCTCCAATCTGTATGCTGACAATGCAAAATGGGACATGGTCTTTGCACTGAGAGGAATGATTACTGACATGGGTCTGAAACCGAGGGAAGCTTGTTCTTGGATAGAATTCAGAAAGAAAATTCATGTGTTTGGCACGAGAGATGCAGCTCACCCAAGATCAGAGAGACTATACTGGGAGCTGCAGTGTCTGacaaagaaaatggaagatGAAGATATCAGACTTGATTTGGATTATAGTCTCCATGATGTTTATGAAGAGCGGGAGTGCATTCAAATTGGACACAGTGAGATGTTGGCAATTTCTTTTGGTCTCATCAGTACAGTAGCTGGAACAACAATACGTGTAATTAAGAACCTCCGGGTGTGCCGCAATTGCCATGCTTCTGCAAAAGCTATATCCAAGATGGTAGGACGAGAAATCATACTCAAGGACCCAAATTGTTTCCACCATTTTAAGGATGGATATTGTTCATGTGGTGATTTTTGGTGA